One genomic window of Oncorhynchus kisutch isolate 150728-3 linkage group LG24, Okis_V2, whole genome shotgun sequence includes the following:
- the bin2a gene encoding bridging integrator 2 gives MSEGHSPKGGAGVFAKRVQRQLSRGKEKVLQKFGKTVETKDERFEQCLLNLTDQQTDGNQLYKDLKHYLSSVKEMREASKRLSQSLYDVYEPDWDGEEDLGAIVEGEDLLWNDYEAKLLDQALRTMESYMSQFPDVREKVAKRGRKLVDYDSSRHHLEAMQNAKKKDDVKMAKAADEVNIAQSVFEGINRELRDELPALYDSRIGCYVSVFTAISNLRDTFFKEMTTFNSDLQNVMKDLKDQHPDKVFVIKGLNRTGSLMRRSLMSPKSWKASFSDFHQSSSPGKSGTLTRDKSSFRSPSSPRYDESLTSTPAVSSWPLPIEEPSSGARDLDANSTRSEDPSTEKKPGSKSRDDTTTTEGASGSGQKSGEEKLAEEEKGVKRGKSEPSSKQHPAALTESTSEVPNSHDMESVELQLSSIDTPQLTIESSVANEDAGVHGVQNGAATDGSDSDIEATGLVQEAEKLHIQEPEDVKNTVV, from the exons ATGTCAGAAGGCCACAGTCCAAAAGGAGGTGCTGGGGTCTTTGCCAAAAGAGTCCAAAGGCAACTGAGCAGGGGCAAGGAAAAG GTCTTGCAGAAGTTTGGAAAGACAGTGGAGACCAAAGATGAAAGATTTGAGCAATGCCTCTTAAATCTCACTGACCAACAG ACTGATGGGAACCAGTTATACAAAGACCTAAAGCATTACCTTAGTTCTGTCAAAG AAATGCGGGAAGCTTCCAAACGGCTTTCCCAGTCTCTGTATGATGTCTATGAGCCGGACTGGGATGGAGAAGAGGACCTGGGGGCCATTGTTGAG GGTGAAGACCTCCTGTGGAATGATTATGAGGCAAAGCTGTTAGATCAGGCGCTTCGTACCATGGAGTCTTATATGAGCCAGTTCCCAGATGTCAGG GAGAAGGTGGCCAAACGAGGCAGGAAGCTGGTTGACTACGATTCATCCCGTCACCACTTGGAGGCGATGCAGAATGCTAAAAAGAAAGATGATGTCAAAATGGCCAAG GCAGCTGATGAAGTGAACATAGCCCAGAGTGTCTTTGAGGGCATCAACAGAGAGCTGAGGGATGAGCTCCCTGCTCTCTATGACAG CCGAATTGGATGCTATGTGTCAGTCTTCACAGCCATCTCAAATTTGCGGGACACCTTCTTCAAGGAAATGACTACT TTCAACAGTGATTTGCAGAATGTGATGAAGGATCTGAAGGATCAGCATCCAGACAAGGTATTTGTCATCAAGGGGTTGAATCG GACTGGCTCTCTGATGAGGCGATCTCTCATGTCCCCCAAGTCATGGAAGGCCAGCTTCTCTGACTTCCATCAGAGTTCTAGTCCAGGCAAGTCAGGCACCCTCACTAGAGACAAGTCCAGCTTCAGATCACCTAGTAGTCCTCGCTATGATGAGTCACTCACCAGCACACCTGCAGTCTCCTCATGGCCCCTACCTATTGAGGAGCCCTCCTCAGGGGCCAGAGACCTGGATGCAAACTCCACCCGTAGTGAGGATCCTTCTACAGAGAAGAAACCAGGGTCTAAAAGCAGGGatgacaccaccaccacagaaggGGCCTCCGGCAGTGGTCAAAAGTCAGGGGAAGAGAAACTGGCCGAGGAAGAAAAGGGTGTTAAAAGGGGAAAGTCTGAGCCTTCTTCAAAACAGCACCCTGCTGCATTAACTGAGAGTACCTCCGAAGTGCCAAACTCCCATGACATGGAGAGTGTTGAGCTCCAGCTCTCGTCCATAGACACCCCCCAACTGACCATAGAGAGCTCTGTGGCCAATGAGGACGCTGGGGTTCATGGTGTGCAGAACGGAGCGGCTACAGATGGCTCTGATTCTGACATAGAGGCCACTGGGCTTGTCCAAGAG GCAGAAAAATTGCATATCCAGGAGCCAGAGGATGTGAAAAACACTGTGGTGTAA
- the si:ch211-210c8.6 gene encoding uncharacterized protein si:ch211-210c8.6: MLEYQLLFHNLLDMIMGSTIVKCAATDLGIQWAGWAIAAALKTEKFYDLAGSGTFILLAHLSRYWGGTRHLRQNVQTGLVTAWGVRLGTFLFMRILKDGQDRRFNNVRDSPGTFFVYWSVQAVWVFMTLLPTLILNSEQRDEPLGLRDYLGWGIWGLGFATEAIADQQKWLFKGDPDNAGKFIQSGLWGYSRHPNYLGEILQWSGLFLSASSVMKGPQYASVLSPLFVWFLLRHVSGIPILEKQAMKKWGSDPAFQNYVKNTPLLWPIPKF, encoded by the exons ATGTTGGAATACCAGTTGTTGTTCCATAACTTACTGGACATGATAATGGGCAGTACGATAGTGAAATGTGCAGCTACAGACCTGGGAATCCAGTGGGCTGGATGGGCCATTGCAGCAGCTCTCAAAACCGAGAAGTTCTATGACTTAGCAG GGTCTGGCACATTTATATTACTCGCCCACCTGAGTCGCTATTGGGGAGGGACTCGTCATTTGAGGCAAAATGTGCAGACCGGATTGGTGACAGCATGGGGAGTAAG GCTTGGAACATTCCTCTTCATGCGGATCTTAAAGGACGGCCAGGATCGCAGGTTTAACAATGTCAGAGACAGCCCAGGGACATTCTTTGTGTACTGGAGTGTTCAAG CTGTTTGGGTGTTCATGACCCTCCTACCTACTCTCATCCTGAACAGTGAGCAGCGAGATGAGCCATTGGGCCTGAGGGACTACCTGGGCTGGGGGATATGGGGCCTTGGCTTTGCCACGGAAGCCATTGCTGACCAGCAGAAGTGGCTCTTCAAAGGAGACCCAGATAATGCT GGAAAGTTCATCCAGAGCGGGCTGTGGGGCTACAGCAGGCACCCCAACTACCTCGGGGAGATACTCCAGTGGTCTGGACTCTTCCTCTCCGCCTCATCAGTGATGAAGGGTCCCCAGTATGCCAGTGTGCTATCTCCTCTGTTTGTCTGGTTCCTGCTGCGTCATGTCAGTGGCATTCCCATCCTGGAGAAGCAGGCCATGAAGAAGTGGGGCTCAGACCCTGCCTTCCAAAACTACGTTAAGAACACTCCTCTCCTTTGGCCAATTCCCAAGTTCTGA